AGGTCAGAAACCATTTACTGATAATGGTAGCTGGAACTGTCGACTGATCTTGTTGTTAAGCATTACTCACGACTAATGTCGACATTTCTTGGAAATTATTGAGAGGCTACAAGCCACTTTCGTGCGCTTTTGTAACAATATGGCGTGCTATGGGTTAGGAAAATGGCGGGCTCTACGAGACGACTTCCGCAACTGGGTGATTGAAAGCTCAGCAGCCTAAGACTCCCCATCAGAAACTCTTAATGCTTTTGACATAATTCTAATCCCTGCCAGAGTTGTTCTAATGGTCGGTTTGATTTATGTGGCCATCGTTGCCTGAATCGGTTCCAATTCCTTTATGCTGCCGCCCGGTATTAGCACATTTACCGTTTCCTTTATAGCTTTCTTTTCAATGTAATTTCTCAGTAATTTGCGGACTGATATAGTGATTTTTTGATTCTTAGCGGCAAGCAGTGCGCCAGCACGAGTATATATATCATCAGCAAGCACCATCGAATCATTAAGATCAAGGATGTTGACCACTTTTGATTGCATCTCAATTTGTGCGATCTGAATATCCCGCAATGTCTTGAGAATGCTGGGATGATACTTTTTATTACGGGATTTTAATTCGCCGAGAGCCTGTGTAGCAGTACGACCACGCGTAATCAAGCTGTCAAAATCCAGGGCAGTTCTTAATATCTGAGCCCCGAGCAATCCCGGGTCAGAAGGTAAGGCATCGTTTTCAATTGCGGTCTCTTGATATTCTATCAACTGCCCTGACACCATCTCAGATATTGTCTCCAGTCTTGGTATCTTAGATAATAACTGCTTTCCGACATGAGGATGATCCGCAAACATATTTAGTTCTGATTCAGGCATCTCACCCCCGGCGAAAATTGCGGCCAGAGTGTCAGCAGGAACGGTGACGCATCCGATTTGGGAGAGCATTGCGGCCATCTCATATTGCCAAATGTCCTTAATTTTTAAACGCATGCATATTTGACTAACATAATTGGTTATTCGGGATGTTCTGCTGAAAGCCAGTGGATTCACCAGCTCCAGAATATTTGTCAATACCTGGACACTTCCTTTAAGAGTTTTTTCAAGTAATTCCCGTTCTGCCATAATCAAACGATATTGCTTAATTCCATCCTCCAACGCCCAGTCCATTGTGGCCTTTTGACATGGCTTTACCAAAAATCGAAAAATATTGCCCTCATTTAGAGCATGCATTGCCGTTTCAAGATCAGCATTTCCGGTCAGCATCATGCGAACCGTATCCGGAGAAAATTTGGCAGCCTGAACAAGTAATTGAATTCCATTCATTTCCGGCATTCTCATGTCGGATACAATAACTGCAAATGGTCCCTGTTCTTGCAAAACCCTCAATCCATTATGCCCATCTTCGGCTGTGACAACATTGAAAGTCCCGCGAAGCTGGCGTTCCAATGCCGCAAGAATGTTTTGTTCATCGTCGACAATCAGGATTTTTTCAGGATATTTATTATTCATTTTATCATCCTTTCTTCAATTCCGTTATATTGCATCGCTCCAATAAATAAGGGAATTGGTACGTTAATTCAAGTTTTTTTAGATACTCGCAATCCAGGTAATATGAAGACGCATTGGATCCTTCTTTACTGCATCGCTCCATAGTATTTGCCAAATAAACAGTCGTCAGAATATTTCTTGTCAGAGGGACTGCCTGGCTTGGGATGTGATGAAAGGCTATGGCCTCCAGAATATCATCATGCAGCCCCCAAAGAGAGAGCAAATGGGCGCCAATTTCGGCATGGCTCACGCCAAGAATTTCTCTCTCCGCAAGATGTGCTTCAATCGACTTTTTTTGGGCTAATTCCAAGGCGGCGTTCATCTCATCTTTAAAGTCAGTCAGCATAACCAATTTGCCCACGTCATGCAGTAATCCTGCGAGGAAGGCATCTTCAGAATCTCGTTGTTTTAGCCCGATCTCCCCGGCAATTTTCCTGGCGTGTGCACTGACAGCCATACTGTGATTAAAGAGTAATTCAAGTGAAGAATCTGGGATGCCCGTATCCTTCATTTGGCTGTAAATGCCGGCATTCAGAACCAGACCTTGAATGGTATTCAAACCAAGGTAGCTAACTGCTTGATTAATATTATCCACACGGGTGGGCAGCCCAAAAAACGCTGAATTTACGACTTGAAGGAGCTTTGCAGTTAAGCTGATATCCCGGCTGATTAATCTGGCTATGGTATTAATCGATGTTGTTTCAGACTGAAGTTCAAGCACAATTTTGTTATAGATATCCGTGGGACTCGGCAAAGTTTTAACCTTGACAATTTTAGCATGTATTTCCCGACTGGATAAAATCTGGCGAAGACCCATTGCTTTACTTAAATAGTATTTCAGCTTGTTGCCATCACACGGTTTTGCAATATACTGATGGGCAAATCCAACTGATTGCAGAATCAGCTCTCTATCGGAATGGCCTGATAATATAAAACAAACCGTTCCCGGATATAGCTCCCTTATTATTTTCAATAGTTGGGCGCCGTTCATTTCCGGCATCATCATATCGGC
The sequence above is a segment of the candidate division Zixibacteria bacterium HGW-Zixibacteria-1 genome. Coding sequences within it:
- a CDS encoding two-component system response regulator, whose translation is MNNKYPEKILIVDDEQNILAALERQLRGTFNVVTAEDGHNGLRVLQEQGPFAVIVSDMRMPEMNGIQLLVQAAKFSPDTVRMMLTGNADLETAMHALNEGNIFRFLVKPCQKATMDWALEDGIKQYRLIMAERELLEKTLKGSVQVLTNILELVNPLAFSRTSRITNYVSQICMRLKIKDIWQYEMAAMLSQIGCVTVPADTLAAIFAGGEMPESELNMFADHPHVGKQLLSKIPRLETISEMVSGQLIEYQETAIENDALPSDPGLLGAQILRTALDFDSLITRGRTATQALGELKSRNKKYHPSILKTLRDIQIAQIEMQSKVVNILDLNDSMVLADDIYTRAGALLAAKNQKITISVRKLLRNYIEKKAIKETVNVLIPGGSIKELEPIQATMAT
- a CDS encoding two-component system response regulator, translating into MRHLLAVKTQILFVDDQPNILAGLKRMLHEMRNEWDMEFCSSGKEALVAMERHSFDLVVADMMMPEMNGAQLLKIIRELYPGTVCFILSGHSDRELILQSVGFAHQYIAKPCDGNKLKYYLSKAMGLRQILSSREIHAKIVKVKTLPSPTDIYNKIVLELQSETTSINTIARLISRDISLTAKLLQVVNSAFFGLPTRVDNINQAVSYLGLNTIQGLVLNAGIYSQMKDTGIPDSSLELLFNHSMAVSAHARKIAGEIGLKQRDSEDAFLAGLLHDVGKLVMLTDFKDEMNAALELAQKKSIEAHLAEREILGVSHAEIGAHLLSLWGLHDDILEAIAFHHIPSQAVPLTRNILTTVYLANTMERCSKEGSNASSYYLDCEYLKKLELTYQFPYLLERCNITELKKG